One Pyrococcus furiosus DSM 3638 genomic region harbors:
- a CDS encoding HAD family hydrolase, with protein sequence MRLISFDVWNTLLDLNIMLEEFSYQISTLAGLCIADVVEKVVEVREEFKKLRAQESEEPGKALFLTQEKLAEKLGVDIEVIRRAGARATINVDERIVLEGAKEALMKARENFDTVVVLGNVMFWPGAYTRVILERFGLMEFIDRTYFADEVGSYKPRREMFEKPLKDFNVKAKEALHVGDTYTEDYVGARRIGMAAVWINTEGKEIKKLEERGYEIPNIKSLPEIFKELL encoded by the coding sequence ATGAGGTTGATTTCCTTTGACGTATGGAACACTCTATTAGATTTAAACATAATGCTGGAGGAGTTCTCATACCAAATAAGCACTCTAGCTGGACTTTGTATAGCGGATGTTGTGGAGAAAGTCGTGGAAGTGAGAGAAGAATTCAAAAAGCTAAGGGCTCAAGAGAGTGAAGAACCTGGAAAGGCTCTATTTTTAACCCAAGAAAAATTAGCTGAAAAGCTGGGGGTTGATATTGAGGTAATTAGGAGAGCCGGAGCTAGAGCGACAATAAACGTTGACGAAAGAATTGTCCTAGAAGGTGCAAAAGAAGCATTGATGAAGGCTAGAGAAAATTTTGATACTGTTGTCGTGTTAGGAAATGTCATGTTCTGGCCTGGGGCTTACACAAGGGTAATATTGGAAAGATTTGGTCTAATGGAGTTTATAGACAGAACTTACTTTGCCGATGAGGTTGGCTCTTATAAGCCCAGGAGAGAGATGTTTGAGAAGCCCCTCAAAGACTTCAACGTAAAGGCAAAGGAAGCTCTTCACGTGGGTGATACTTATACGGAAGACTATGTTGGAGCAAGAAGGATTGGCATGGCCGCAGTGTGGATAAACACAGAAGGAAAAGAAATCAAGAAGTTAGAGGAGAGAGGATACGAGATTCCAAATATAAAATCACTTCCTGAGATCTTTAAAGAGCTCCTCTAA
- a CDS encoding TIGR00725 family protein, producing the protein MIQIAIAGSSDKEPLKTAVEKAIRFAKALPIEEVILLTGGRGGIMEIVSREFSKRGGIVVGILPYSDRGNEFNTIRIKTGLNPVERSGVLIESADVLVVLGGGVGTMIEALMAYNLGVPVIVLTNTGYASDKLEKLAEDGYFDHKKIVKITFIDNPEKAAQKAVEIGRERK; encoded by the coding sequence ATGATTCAGATAGCCATAGCGGGGTCAAGTGATAAAGAACCTCTCAAGACAGCCGTAGAAAAGGCAATTCGGTTTGCAAAAGCCCTCCCCATCGAGGAAGTAATCCTCCTAACTGGGGGAAGAGGGGGCATAATGGAAATCGTGAGTAGAGAGTTCTCAAAGAGGGGAGGAATAGTTGTAGGAATTCTCCCATATAGCGACAGAGGGAATGAATTCAACACCATTAGAATAAAAACAGGATTAAATCCAGTGGAAAGGAGTGGAGTACTTATAGAGTCCGCAGATGTTTTGGTAGTCCTTGGAGGAGGAGTTGGAACAATGATAGAGGCCCTCATGGCATACAACCTAGGAGTCCCAGTAATAGTCTTGACTAACACGGGATATGCAAGTGATAAACTCGAAAAATTGGCAGAGGATGGATATTTCGACCATAAGAAAATAGTAAAGATAACTTTTATAGATAATCCAGAGAAAGCGGCACAAAAAGCCGTTGAAATTGGGAGGGAAAGAAAATGA
- a CDS encoding site-2 protease family protein has product MSTLITAIMIILGFWAIISILGATVLKGKEGVEIAPFQLLWRTKKFLNFIDNVGSKHRGFWKFYGDLGIIVGFVGSIVVFAYFIKQTLLILFPPAPQQPLPSVQLVIPGITIPLGYGLLGLAVVIIVHELSHGFLARAENLSLKSVGLVLFFVIPGAFVEPDEEELKRAPLRSRLRVFGAGSMANIITGLVALILMSVVGLAFVPGGIVVGGVIKDSPADGVLKPGDVIVEINGHPVPTLEDFIEVMNKTKPEEVITLTVLRDNERINISLKLSQHPGNPEKGFIGMYPGQNIDSRIGLKTPLLVLFLSLYWIYVLNIGIGLMNLFPLIPLDGGRMIMDTLKEFLPEKPAKVIGYSIMGIGLILLGINIVVAIRGMI; this is encoded by the coding sequence TTGAGTACTTTAATAACGGCAATCATGATAATCTTAGGATTCTGGGCCATTATCTCAATTTTAGGAGCTACAGTGCTCAAAGGAAAGGAAGGTGTTGAAATAGCACCCTTCCAGCTACTGTGGAGGACAAAGAAGTTTCTAAACTTCATAGACAATGTTGGTAGCAAACACAGAGGATTTTGGAAGTTTTATGGAGATTTAGGTATAATTGTTGGGTTTGTAGGGAGCATAGTCGTTTTTGCTTATTTTATTAAGCAGACCCTTCTGATATTATTCCCTCCAGCTCCTCAACAACCTCTCCCCTCCGTTCAATTGGTAATTCCAGGAATTACAATACCCTTGGGATATGGGCTCCTGGGTCTCGCTGTAGTTATAATAGTCCATGAGCTAAGCCACGGATTTCTTGCAAGAGCTGAAAATTTATCTCTAAAATCCGTTGGACTAGTCCTTTTCTTCGTGATACCTGGAGCTTTCGTTGAGCCAGATGAAGAAGAGTTAAAGAGAGCCCCCCTTAGGTCGAGGTTGAGAGTTTTTGGAGCAGGTTCTATGGCCAACATTATCACTGGGCTTGTGGCACTAATTTTAATGAGCGTTGTAGGCCTTGCATTTGTCCCAGGAGGTATAGTAGTTGGAGGAGTCATAAAAGATAGCCCAGCAGATGGAGTTTTAAAACCAGGAGATGTCATCGTGGAAATAAACGGTCATCCCGTGCCTACCCTAGAAGATTTTATAGAGGTAATGAACAAAACAAAACCTGAGGAAGTAATTACTCTTACAGTTCTAAGGGACAATGAGAGAATTAACATTTCCCTAAAGCTTAGTCAACATCCAGGAAATCCGGAGAAAGGATTCATAGGTATGTACCCAGGCCAAAACATAGATTCCAGAATAGGCCTCAAAACTCCCCTATTGGTTCTATTCCTGAGCTTATACTGGATATACGTACTAAACATTGGGATTGGACTAATGAACCTCTTCCCATTAATCCCTCTGGATGGAGGAAGAATGATTATGGATACTCTAAAAGAGTTCCTCCCCGAGAAACCAGCGAAGGTAATTGGATATTCTATTATGGGAATTGGGCTGATTCTATTGGGGATAAACATTGTTGTCGCAATTAGGGGGATGATATGA